From the genome of Brassica oleracea var. oleracea cultivar TO1000 chromosome C4, BOL, whole genome shotgun sequence:
AAAGATAGAGAGACCTCGGTTTTCTTTCTTCTAGTCCAACTCATCGGACGCCTCAGCCCTCAACCTTTCTGCTGTTTTATTACGAGACTGCTCAACACCTCCTTTCTTTTTCTCTACCTTACCATACTTGGTCTGATGATTTTTGTCAGCATTTTCACTACTTTTTCTTTTGTTTTTGCTGCTTTTATCATCATTACTTCCTCCTTTAGATTTAGCAGAGCCATGACGCCCTTCTTTACCTCCACGCTTCTTCTTCTTTGATTCTCCGTTGTTGTTTTTCTTATTATCGCTCTTCTTGTCAGAATTTTTATCACTTTTTGTGGAAGATTTTGTTTGAACCAATATTCTCGGTCCAACAGAATTTTCTTCCTTGCTCTCTTTCTTTGTTTCAGATGCCATGCTAATTTCGTCTGCTTGCTTTGCGATTTGAGTAATTACTTTAACCCATTTTAAGATCCCATCTTTTATTTCTTTTTGTTGTTTTGTGGTTAGTTTTAATGTTCCGTTTATCTCTGTTTTGTTATTCTGCCTGCCGGTAATCTTCTCACCAATAGATTGCAACATTTTGACGGTTTCCATGGCTTCTGTTTTCTCCTTCTGTAGCTTATTCACCTAAGTAAAACCAAAGGACCCAGAAAGTATGTTAGGCCATAACTTCTAGGACAAGTCATATGGTTTTTATGTTTTTCTCTTTCGATTTTTTAGGGTTTCTATATTTGTGATTTGTATTCAACAAGAATTAACTTTCTTTTTATTTCGAATTCGATTCGGCGTAGGGTGAAAAACCAATAATAATAAAATTTAGTCTTAGACTGGCACGTCGGTTTTAATTTACGCATAAACCCAAATAAATTGTATAGACCTTTCTCGGTTTTATGGACACAACAAATGCAAAATATTTGATCACTTACCATTCCTCCTTTAGATCCATTTTCATCGGAACCTAG
Proteins encoded in this window:
- the LOC106340653 gene encoding uncharacterized protein LOC106340653 yields the protein MSRFQNLLCFTILLATVTFFNVASAHVKIKLALPQTGDPISVGDVEPYTVKIVSTFVADLEKECAKTEKFRHFFEKVNAFSKCVCSVSMDHESHMKAKAGSLFQAISALGSDENGSKGGMVNKLQKEKTEAMETVKMLQSIGEKITGRQNNKTEINGTLKLTTKQQKEIKDGILKWVKVITQIAKQADEISMASETKKESKEENSVGPRILVQTKSSTKSDKNSDKKSDNKKNNNGESKKKKRGGKEGRHGSAKSKGGSNDDKSSKNKRKSSENADKNHQTKYGKVEKKKGGVEQSRNKTAERLRAEASDELD